A single genomic interval of Methanobrevibacter olleyae harbors:
- a CDS encoding ABC transporter ATP-binding protein, which produces MSNNKNKNKFIRLLNYSGNYKYLTIIGCVFSALSTICLLVPFIYIWNVVNALLMVAPDFAKAQNIETYAFNAFLFAALAILLNFIGLMGTHLSAFKNEKNMKDAAIKHLLKLPQGYFSNHTSGGLRKIIDFSTGRTEGFLAHQIFDLTGAIVTPIAFLIILFSFDYLLGLICLIPIILCFVFMYPMFSKESQNIMEQYQIYLERMNAEAVEYVRGIPVTKAFQQSVFSFKNFMIAIKNYGKFSANYSLSTQLPMTAFTVSINGFFALLIPAGILLAGSLVDIKFLSNFIFYVIFTPICAVMMNRVMMVSQDWMMASHALDSIEAILNEKPLVEASNPQKPKNHSIEFEGVYFDYETTDSNKANNESADSDEYILNDINLKINENESVALVGPSGSGKTTIASLIPRFWDVKKGSIKVGDVDVRDISTKELMDNVSFVLQNTTLFKDSIYKNVAIGRKGASREEVQKALSLAQCDDIIDELPDGIDTVIGSEGTYLSGGQQQRISLARAILKDAPIIILDEATALADPENEYMIQKAISEITKEKTVIMIAHRLSTVKNVDKIYVIDNGRIVEEGNHDSLVESEGPYSKMWIEFNQAIQWKVKSGGK; this is translated from the coding sequence ATGTCAAATAATAAAAATAAAAACAAATTTATACGATTGCTTAATTATTCTGGAAATTACAAATATTTAACCATTATCGGTTGTGTTTTTTCAGCTTTAAGTACTATTTGTCTACTAGTTCCATTTATTTACATATGGAATGTTGTTAATGCTCTATTAATGGTTGCTCCAGATTTTGCAAAAGCACAAAATATAGAAACATATGCATTTAATGCATTTTTATTTGCTGCATTAGCTATTCTCTTAAACTTCATTGGATTGATGGGTACTCACCTATCAGCATTTAAAAATGAAAAAAATATGAAAGATGCCGCTATAAAACATTTATTAAAGCTACCACAAGGATATTTTTCAAATCATACAAGTGGTGGTCTTAGAAAGATAATTGATTTCAGTACAGGAAGAACTGAAGGATTCTTAGCACATCAAATCTTTGATTTAACAGGAGCTATTGTAACTCCAATTGCATTTCTAATAATATTATTTAGCTTTGATTACTTACTTGGTTTAATCTGTCTTATTCCAATAATATTATGTTTTGTATTTATGTATCCGATGTTTTCTAAAGAATCACAAAATATTATGGAACAATACCAAATATATTTAGAAAGAATGAATGCAGAAGCTGTAGAATATGTAAGAGGAATTCCTGTTACAAAAGCATTCCAACAAAGTGTTTTTTCATTTAAAAACTTTATGATAGCTATTAAAAACTATGGAAAATTCTCTGCTAATTACTCCCTATCAACCCAGCTTCCAATGACTGCATTTACAGTATCAATAAATGGATTTTTCGCACTATTAATTCCAGCAGGAATATTACTTGCAGGATCTCTTGTAGATATTAAATTCCTATCTAATTTCATTTTCTATGTGATTTTCACACCAATCTGTGCTGTAATGATGAACAGAGTTATGATGGTTTCACAAGATTGGATGATGGCAAGTCATGCTTTAGATAGTATTGAAGCAATATTAAATGAAAAACCATTAGTTGAAGCAAGTAATCCTCAAAAACCTAAAAATCATTCAATCGAATTTGAAGGAGTATACTTTGACTATGAAACTACTGATTCAAATAAGGCAAATAATGAAAGTGCCGATTCAGATGAATATATATTAAATGATATTAATTTAAAAATCAATGAAAATGAATCTGTTGCACTTGTTGGCCCATCAGGAAGTGGAAAAACTACAATAGCTTCTTTGATTCCAAGATTTTGGGATGTGAAGAAAGGTAGTATCAAAGTAGGAGATGTTGATGTGAGAGATATTTCAACAAAGGAATTGATGGATAATGTTTCATTCGTACTCCAAAATACTACTTTATTTAAAGATTCAATTTATAAAAATGTAGCTATTGGTCGCAAAGGTGCCTCAAGAGAAGAAGTGCAAAAAGCACTCAGTCTTGCTCAATGTGATGATATCATCGATGAATTACCAGATGGAATTGATACAGTTATTGGTAGTGAAGGTACATATCTTTCAGGAGGTCAACAGCAAAGAATATCTCTTGCAAGAGCAATCCTTAAAGATGCACCAATTATTATATTAGATGAAGCTACAGCATTAGCAGACCCTGAAAATGAATATATGATCCAAAAAGCAATTTCAGAAATTACAAAAGAAAAAACAGTCATTATGATTGCCCATAGATTATCTACTGTTAAAAATGTTGATAAGATTTATGTTATCGATAATGGAAGAATTGTAGAAGAAGGAAATCATGATTCATTAGTTGAAAGTGAAGGACCTTATTCAAAAATGTGGATTGAGTTTAATCAAGCAATTCAATGGAAAGTCAAAAGTGGGGGAAAATAA
- a CDS encoding helix-turn-helix domain-containing protein translates to MNEKLYELFDLVLQSNFSIKKENDKRTIELGDDGEHGKMETYSIFPGIILSYMDLNIETMDDVFIEEKIDSRLLEINHCRDGRYAYTINDDKIIYFGQGDLCISIYEITKTLSEFPLEYYRGLEIFIDVDIANDYVKNYIPDFDLIEFYEDLKRNKGFVLIRSNEKIDHVIGELYNVDERIKNPYHKLKTLELLLFFSITNFNRNKSISLSKEQVEIIDNVKNELLNDLESKITIDQLANKYDISKTSLKNCFKEIYGKPIYKWRKEYKLDYACKLLNQGDYTISEISKMVGYTSPSKFTEAFKDYKGCTPSEYKKIKFNI, encoded by the coding sequence ATGAATGAAAAGCTCTATGAATTATTTGATCTTGTCTTACAATCTAATTTTTCAATTAAAAAAGAAAATGATAAAAGAACAATTGAATTAGGTGATGATGGAGAACATGGAAAAATGGAAACTTATTCAATATTTCCTGGAATTATTCTTTCTTATATGGACTTAAATATTGAAACAATGGATGATGTTTTCATAGAAGAAAAAATAGACTCTCGCCTACTTGAAATTAATCATTGCCGTGATGGCAGATATGCATATACTATCAACGATGATAAAATAATATATTTTGGACAGGGAGATTTATGTATCAGTATTTATGAAATAACAAAAACACTTTCTGAATTTCCCCTAGAGTATTATAGGGGATTAGAGATTTTTATTGATGTTGATATAGCTAACGATTATGTTAAAAATTATATTCCTGATTTTGATTTAATTGAATTTTATGAAGATTTAAAAAGAAATAAAGGTTTTGTATTAATAAGGTCTAATGAAAAAATAGACCATGTTATTGGAGAGTTGTATAATGTTGATGAAAGGATAAAAAATCCATATCATAAATTAAAAACCTTAGAATTGTTGTTATTCTTTTCTATAACAAATTTTAATAGAAATAAATCTATTTCTCTTTCTAAAGAACAGGTGGAAATTATTGATAATGTTAAAAATGAGTTGCTTAATGATTTAGAAAGCAAAATTACTATTGATCAACTTGCAAATAAATATGATATAAGTAAAACCTCTTTAAAAAATTGTTTTAAAGAAATTTATGGAAAACCTATTTACAAATGGCGGAAAGAATATAAACTAGACTATGCCTGTAAACTACTTAATCAAGGAGATTATACAATTTCTGAAATATCAAAAATGGTAGGTTATACCTCACCTTCAAAGTTTACAGAAGCATTTAAGGACTATAAGGGTTGTACACCCTCTGAATACAAAAAAATAAAATTCAACATATAA
- a CDS encoding MptD family putative ECF transporter S component codes for MSEILNVKDLITVGIFSVIIIVLIFIFGMLGYIPILMIALPILGALICGIPYMLFLTRVSKFGMVTLMGLILGIIMFLSGHTWVPILVFTLCAFIADCILRMGGYSSLKNSIISYGIFILGIMGNMIPFFILRDYYISNIRASMGNDYVNVIAPFINNEILIIIIILTFITGLISAYIGRIVLKKHFERAGIA; via the coding sequence ATGAGTGAAATATTAAATGTAAAAGATTTAATCACCGTTGGCATATTCTCAGTGATTATAATAGTCTTAATATTCATATTTGGAATGTTAGGTTATATACCAATTTTAATGATAGCACTTCCTATCCTTGGAGCATTGATATGTGGAATCCCATATATGCTATTTTTAACCAGAGTTAGTAAATTTGGAATGGTAACTTTAATGGGTTTAATTTTAGGAATTATAATGTTTTTATCAGGTCACACTTGGGTACCTATATTAGTATTTACCCTATGTGCATTTATAGCAGATTGTATATTAAGAATGGGAGGTTACTCTTCATTAAAAAATTCAATAATTAGTTATGGAATTTTTATATTAGGTATAATGGGTAATATGATACCATTTTTTATTCTAAGAGATTATTATATTAGTAATATACGTGCTTCAATGGGAAATGATTATGTGAATGTTATTGCTCCATTTATTAATAATGAAATTTTAATAATTATAATTATTTTAACTTTCATCACTGGTTTAATAAGTGCATATATCGGAAGAATTGTATTAAAAAAACATTTTGAAAGAGCAGGAATTGCTTAG
- a CDS encoding ABC transporter ATP-binding protein → MNLENINLNIKEGEVILLCGESGCGKTTLTRFLNGLIPNFFDGKRKGEVYLNDDSVIQMPIYEISEQIGSVFQNPKTQFFNVDTTSEIVFGCENLGIAEDEIKRRLKEVVNDFNLKNLLDKNIFKLSGGEKQKIACASISAVHPKILVLDEPSSNLDSISSWHLEEIIKKWKSQGKTVIIAEHKLFYLENVLDRVIFIKNGKINEEWSISDFKNIDLRDLGLRQLNLDNLNAKHKEYYSNGQKLLELKNFKFKYDKTPVLDIDRVKIPKNEIIAIIGKNGAGKSTFANCLCGLKRSCKGELIFDEKALKRKDRLKKTYMVMQDVNHQLFTESVLDEILLSMDEGDIELAEDILTNLNLIHLKDSHPMALSGGEKQRVAIASAIASKKEILIFDEPTSGLDLKNMMKVSENLRYLQNLGITSFIITHDFELIMETCSHILHFEDGKIIDNYKIDEEKLKDFFLNS, encoded by the coding sequence ATGAACCTTGAAAATATTAACTTAAATATTAAAGAGGGTGAAGTTATTTTATTGTGTGGGGAATCCGGCTGTGGAAAAACAACATTAACTCGTTTTTTAAATGGCCTTATCCCAAACTTCTTTGATGGAAAAAGAAAGGGAGAAGTTTATTTAAATGATGATTCAGTTATCCAAATGCCTATATATGAAATATCTGAACAAATTGGCTCTGTTTTTCAAAACCCGAAAACCCAATTTTTTAATGTTGATACTACAAGTGAAATAGTCTTTGGGTGTGAAAATTTAGGAATCGCTGAAGATGAAATTAAAAGAAGGCTAAAGGAAGTAGTTAATGATTTCAATTTAAAAAATTTACTTGATAAAAATATTTTTAAACTATCAGGTGGTGAAAAGCAAAAAATAGCATGTGCTTCCATATCAGCAGTACATCCTAAAATATTAGTGCTAGATGAACCATCATCTAATTTAGATTCAATCTCAAGTTGGCATTTGGAAGAAATAATAAAAAAATGGAAATCACAGGGAAAAACTGTTATCATTGCAGAGCATAAATTATTCTATTTAGAAAATGTCTTAGATAGAGTTATATTCATAAAAAATGGAAAGATAAATGAAGAATGGTCTATTTCAGACTTTAAAAATATTGATTTAAGGGATTTAGGTTTAAGACAGTTAAATTTAGATAATTTAAATGCAAAACACAAAGAATACTATTCAAATGGCCAAAAATTACTTGAACTTAAAAATTTCAAATTCAAATATGATAAAACACCAGTTTTAGATATTGATAGGGTTAAAATACCTAAAAATGAAATTATTGCAATTATAGGCAAAAATGGAGCTGGAAAATCTACATTTGCCAATTGTTTATGTGGTCTTAAAAGGTCATGTAAAGGTGAGTTAATTTTCGATGAAAAAGCCTTAAAAAGAAAAGATAGGCTGAAAAAAACTTATATGGTAATGCAGGATGTCAATCATCAATTATTTACTGAAAGTGTCCTTGATGAGATATTATTAAGTATGGATGAAGGGGATATAGAGCTTGCAGAGGATATTTTAACAAATCTAAATTTAATTCATTTAAAAGATTCACATCCAATGGCATTATCTGGTGGAGAAAAACAAAGAGTAGCTATAGCATCAGCTATTGCATCTAAAAAAGAAATTTTAATCTTTGATGAGCCAACAAGCGGACTTGATTTGAAAAATATGATGAAAGTAAGTGAAAACCTAAGATATCTTCAAAATTTAGGTATTACATCATTTATTATAACTCATGACTTTGAATTAATTATGGAAACTTGTTCCCATATTTTACATTTTGAGGATGGAAAAATCATAGATAATTATAAAATAGATGAAGAAAAATTAAAGGATTTCTTTTTAAATAGTTAA
- a CDS encoding energy-coupling factor transporter transmembrane component T has translation MELKLDNQNRFNIDPRTKIIILIILSFMVFNDAPLYISGILVLIPFFCLFFSKHEKSALIYIIIYLIAKYLQIYLLPSSKGISSILIVSFTYSATRMLPILMMGYYTISTTKVSEFIASMEKSNIPKDINIPISVIFRYIPSVCEEIKSITNAMKMRGFGLTFKSLQNPLKLIEFYMIPILISAVKTSDELSAASLTRGLSNPKKRTHLVSVKFNKLDYLLIAITVIGFIVYIFYFIGGH, from the coding sequence ATGGAATTAAAACTTGATAATCAAAATAGATTTAATATCGATCCAAGAACAAAAATAATCATCTTGATTATTTTAAGTTTCATGGTTTTTAATGATGCACCACTATATATCAGTGGCATTTTAGTTTTAATTCCATTTTTTTGTTTATTTTTTTCAAAGCATGAAAAATCAGCTTTAATTTATATCATCATCTATTTAATTGCCAAATACCTTCAAATTTATTTACTTCCAAGCTCTAAAGGTATTAGTTCAATATTGATAGTGAGTTTTACTTATAGTGCAACAAGAATGTTACCTATTCTTATGATGGGTTACTATACTATATCTACAACAAAGGTAAGTGAATTTATAGCATCAATGGAGAAAAGCAATATTCCAAAAGATATTAATATACCTATTTCTGTTATTTTTAGATATATTCCATCTGTTTGTGAAGAAATTAAATCCATAACCAATGCTATGAAAATGAGAGGATTTGGTTTAACTTTTAAATCACTGCAAAATCCTTTAAAATTAATTGAATTTTATATGATTCCTATTTTAATCAGTGCAGTTAAGACAAGCGATGAATTATCTGCAGCTTCTTTAACTAGAGGACTTAGTAATCCTAAAAAAAGAACTCATTTAGTTTCTGTTAAATTCAATAAACTTGATTATTTATTAATAGCAATTACAGTTATTGGATTTATAGTTTACATATTTTATTTTATAGGAGGCCATTAA
- a CDS encoding ABC transporter ATP-binding protein: MISEYFVERFGLTKDGADNLIKGILYTALQNISFIFPVGLYTLLLYIWLEPLMGGEIIDPNLAMFIVLILIVLGIIFAFSWKQYHFLYNTTYVESENRRINLGENLRKLPLSFFENRDLADLTSTIMNDCTDLEHLFSHAVPQLLGSILSLIIIAVGMIIFDWRLGIALLWVVPVAFIILYITKIYIRKGSKLVMNDLLRCGDSMQECIESIRELKSYHYEDEYFSKLSGLTSTIEKSRIKAELMASAGVIVGKLFLNLGMVSVILLGSYLIINGEISIFTFLIFLIASATIYNPIENGLMFLAEILMMDIKIDRAKEIESLVIEGGLTDYSLDGYDIEFKDVNFNYDDLKDVLTDINFLAKQGEVTALVGPSGGGKSTVSKLAARFWDPVDGQVSLGGENLAELDCEKLLENFSIVFQDVILFNNSILENIRVGRKGASDEEVIEAARLAECEEFVEKLPNGYDTIIGENGELLSGGQRQRISIARALLKNANVILLDEATSFLDVENESKIQKALSALIKKKTVIIIAHRMRTIANADKIVVLNEGRIAEQGSPEELIEKDGLFKKMVDLQNLSGEWKI; the protein is encoded by the coding sequence ATGATATCTGAATATTTTGTCGAAAGATTTGGACTTACAAAAGATGGTGCAGATAATTTAATTAAAGGAATTTTATATACAGCACTTCAAAACATCTCTTTTATTTTTCCAGTTGGTTTATATACACTTTTACTCTATATTTGGCTTGAGCCATTAATGGGTGGAGAAATAATTGATCCAAATTTAGCTATGTTTATTGTATTAATATTAATTGTTTTAGGGATTATCTTTGCATTTTCATGGAAACAATATCATTTTTTATATAATACCACATATGTTGAAAGTGAAAATAGGAGAATTAACTTAGGTGAAAATTTAAGAAAATTACCATTATCGTTTTTCGAAAATAGAGATCTAGCAGACTTAACATCAACAATTATGAATGACTGTACTGATTTAGAGCATCTTTTCTCCCATGCAGTTCCACAATTACTTGGTTCAATTCTTTCATTAATAATTATAGCTGTTGGAATGATAATCTTTGATTGGAGATTAGGAATTGCTCTTTTATGGGTTGTTCCAGTAGCATTTATTATCTTATACATTACAAAAATTTACATTCGCAAAGGCAGTAAACTGGTAATGAATGATTTACTTAGATGTGGAGATTCAATGCAAGAATGTATAGAATCTATTCGTGAATTAAAATCATACCATTATGAAGATGAATATTTCTCCAAATTAAGTGGATTAACTTCAACAATTGAAAAATCAAGAATTAAAGCAGAATTGATGGCATCAGCAGGAGTAATTGTGGGTAAATTATTTTTAAATCTTGGAATGGTTTCTGTAATATTATTAGGTTCCTATTTAATTATAAATGGAGAAATAAGCATATTTACATTTTTAATATTCTTAATAGCTTCAGCTACAATTTATAATCCAATTGAAAATGGATTGATGTTTTTAGCTGAAATACTGATGATGGATATAAAAATCGATAGAGCAAAAGAAATTGAAAGTTTAGTAATTGAAGGTGGTTTAACTGACTATTCATTAGATGGCTATGATATAGAATTTAAAGATGTTAATTTCAACTATGATGATTTAAAAGATGTTCTAACTGATATTAATTTTCTTGCAAAACAGGGTGAAGTTACTGCACTTGTTGGACCATCAGGTGGAGGTAAAAGTACTGTTTCAAAACTTGCTGCAAGATTTTGGGATCCTGTAGATGGACAGGTAAGTCTTGGTGGAGAAAATCTTGCAGAACTCGACTGCGAAAAACTTCTTGAAAACTTCTCAATAGTATTCCAAGATGTTATTTTATTTAATAATTCTATTTTAGAAAATATTCGTGTTGGAAGAAAAGGTGCAAGTGATGAAGAAGTTATTGAAGCAGCACGTCTTGCAGAATGTGAAGAATTTGTAGAGAAGCTTCCAAATGGTTATGATACAATTATTGGTGAAAATGGTGAGCTATTATCTGGTGGCCAAAGACAAAGGATTTCAATTGCAAGAGCACTTCTTAAAAATGCAAATGTCATTCTTTTAGATGAAGCTACTTCATTTCTAGATGTTGAAAATGAATCTAAAATTCAAAAAGCTCTATCTGCCTTAATCAAAAAGAAAACAGTGATTATTATTGCTCATAGAATGCGTACAATAGCAAATGCAGACAAAATTGTTGTTTTAAATGAAGGAAGAATAGCAGAACAAGGTTCACCTGAAGAGTTAATTGAAAAAGATGGATTATTCAAAAAGATGGTTGATTTGCAAAATTTAAGTGGTGAATGGAAAATTTAA
- a CDS encoding geranylgeranyl reductase family protein, whose translation MIETDVLVIGAGPAGSAASKHAALGGANVILIDKKSEIGTPKRCAEGIYDHGLKWLNIEANPQWAVQRINGGTIIAPDMTRLTLDERVLPEKGYIIERKVFDKYMAMDAARAGAEVMVKTLAKTIKREKGEDFFSVTCQQMDESIDIKTKIIIAADGPESRIAKALGINSTTKPQDMISGVQYEMVGVNCERMDLIELHLGAFADGGYAWVFPKGDDIANVGIGVSSASKKPAIEYLDEFIKKYPPLNNAKAVELNVGGNPIGGLIGQIYDDNLLVCGDAAGQVDPVTGGGIILGMLGGMAAGKVAAKAIKDKDYSASRLKEYEVLYDEYTQGAIPKLAVARDVYLSLDDNDLNQIVNAFIGLDLKNMSLSDFVKVFFKLSPRLALKFRKLFKIIL comes from the coding sequence ATGATAGAAACTGATGTTTTAGTAATCGGTGCTGGTCCTGCAGGGTCTGCTGCTAGTAAACATGCTGCTTTAGGAGGAGCAAATGTTATACTAATAGATAAAAAATCAGAAATAGGAACTCCTAAAAGATGTGCAGAAGGTATTTATGATCATGGGCTTAAATGGTTAAATATAGAAGCAAATCCTCAGTGGGCCGTTCAAAGAATTAATGGAGGAACTATAATTGCACCTGATATGACAAGATTAACTCTTGATGAAAGGGTTTTACCTGAAAAAGGATATATCATTGAAAGAAAGGTCTTTGATAAATATATGGCTATGGATGCAGCAAGAGCTGGTGCTGAAGTTATGGTAAAGACTTTAGCAAAAACAATTAAAAGAGAAAAAGGAGAGGATTTCTTTAGTGTAACTTGTCAACAGATGGATGAATCAATTGATATTAAAACAAAAATAATAATTGCTGCAGATGGTCCTGAATCTCGTATTGCTAAAGCCTTAGGTATTAATTCTACAACTAAACCACAAGATATGATATCTGGAGTTCAATATGAAATGGTTGGAGTAAATTGTGAGCGAATGGATTTAATTGAGCTTCATTTAGGTGCTTTTGCAGATGGAGGTTATGCTTGGGTTTTTCCTAAAGGTGATGATATAGCTAATGTAGGAATTGGTGTATCTTCAGCAAGTAAAAAACCAGCTATTGAATACTTAGATGAATTTATTAAAAAATATCCTCCATTAAACAATGCTAAAGCTGTTGAACTGAATGTTGGAGGAAATCCGATTGGAGGATTAATTGGACAAATTTATGATGATAATTTATTAGTTTGTGGAGATGCTGCAGGTCAAGTAGATCCAGTTACAGGCGGAGGGATAATTTTAGGAATGCTTGGTGGAATGGCTGCAGGTAAAGTGGCTGCTAAAGCTATTAAAGATAAAGATTATTCTGCTAGCAGATTAAAAGAATATGAAGTTTTATATGATGAATATACTCAAGGAGCAATTCCTAAATTAGCAGTTGCTCGTGATGTATATCTTTCGCTAGATGATAATGACTTAAATCAAATTGTTAATGCATTTATAGGGCTTGATTTAAAGAATATGTCTTTAAGTGATTTTGTTAAAGTATTTTTCAAATTATCTCCACGCCTTGCACTAAAGTTTAGAAAGCTATTTAAAATCATATTATGA
- a CDS encoding DNA polymerase beta superfamily protein — protein MCSWDIKKILDLNYKDNPNLRECIKSYVVYMESTDLLKNLADFDVWEKEVFLNKLYCFSNFIS, from the coding sequence ATTTGTAGTTGGGATATTAAAAAGATATTAGATCTAAATTATAAAGATAATCCTAATTTGAGAGAATGTATTAAAAGTTATGTAGTTTATATGGAAAGTACAGATTTACTTAAAAACTTAGCTGATTTTGATGTCTGGGAAAAAGAAGTATTTTTAAATAAACTATATTGTTTTAGCAATTTTATTTCTTAA